DNA from Brachyspira aalborgi:
TAGCTCCAACCGCTTCAAATATGCTCGATAAACTTATTTTATCTTCGTTATGCTCGCCTGGAAGCATAGCGCCTCCGCTTATTACAATTCCAGGAATATTCATTCTTAAAAGTCCCATTATCATTCCAGGGACTATTTTATCGCAATTTGGAATCAAAACTACTCCGTCAAGTCCATGTGCTATAACCATACTTTCAACCGAATCGGCTATAAGCTCTCTCGAAGGCAGAGAATATTTCATTCCCAAATGTCCCATAGCAATTCCATCGCAAACTCCTATAGAAGGAATAAGAATCGGCGTTCCTCCTCCGATTAGCACTCCCGTTTTTACGGCTTGAGAAAGTTTATCTAAATGAATATGTCCAGGAACAATTTCGCTATATGCAGAAATAACTCCGATTAAAGGTCTTTTAAGCTCTTCATCCGTATAACCCATAGAATAGAATAATGACCTATTTGGCGCTCTTTCGTCTCCTTTCAAAACTCTATCGCTTCTTAAAGAACTATTTTCTCTGAAACTCATAATTATCTCTCCGTTTTTAATAAAACTTGCTTTTTTAAAAATATGCGATATATTCTATTCTATAAAATATAAAAATCAATATCTATAATCTTAAAAAATTTTTATAGAATTTTTTTATATTTACACTTGACAAAAAAAACTATTATATTATTATAACCATAAAATCAGATATATTTACGGAGTAGACTAATGGAAAAAATACAATCTCTAAATTTTTTAGACGAAATAAAAATCTTAAACGGTTATTTTGCAAAGTTTGACGATGATTTTGATGATTACGATTATGATGACGAAGACTTTGACGATGATGACGATTTCGATGACGAAGACTTTGACGATGATGACGATTTCGATGACGAAGACTTTGACGATGATGACGATTTCGATGACGAAGACTTTGACGATGATGACGATTTCGATGATGATAACGAATACATGGACGATTTAGACGATTTTGAAGAAGATGATTTTGACGATGATTTCGATGACGACTTTGACGATGACGAATAATACAAACGGTTTTTAAAGCGGGTGATTTAATGGCTGAAAAAAATAATAATAAATTCTCTAAAGATAATTATAATAAATTTTATAAAAAGAAAAACAAAGAACAGTTTTATAAAAAGAAAAATAATCATAATAAGCAACATAAAAATAATAAAAAAACGATA
Protein-coding regions in this window:
- a CDS encoding DNA primase, translating into MEKIQSLNFLDEIKILNGYFAKFDDDFDDYDYDDEDFDDDDDFDDEDFDDDDDFDDEDFDDDDDFDDEDFDDDDDFDDDNEYMDDLDDFEEDDFDDDFDDDFDDDE